One Microplitis demolitor isolate Queensland-Clemson2020A chromosome 2, iyMicDemo2.1a, whole genome shotgun sequence DNA segment encodes these proteins:
- the LOC103572087 gene encoding uncharacterized protein LOC103572087 isoform X1, translated as MADIALDDIIKKKKLPRATASKPNRGGLRNGPARGQRQNVPANRIKRPEVITDARMKIIQKNRAKLTDARDKLAEIAKQSDARLKLEKLRANFKKTPVSSSFRGNISRKAGRNGKLLLTTNKIPPLLGSLSGYGLPGPGHGLGHGPGPGSGMIAHGVRHGMGPGVGSLGPGLGGPTVTRTVNYRPPVDHYQVEDPVIDYQNDYAMEIPLRRTVNNEYASTPPPPPPVFNIKNSSAPTYLNNWTSKQPNISSSSSSASRLNNIQPSRTSGRSLRKTSEIERPRQLKVVTRTPLVSSQKIEPAYHDEDWSFETGSKSRTIINDDDDLNDDDDKYYSRSSRQPGVKSRLDSNLKSKPVMRTKTTSQTTGYRIVVSNLQAEVTQEDIKELFEDVGELLVSRLVRPGTAEVIYKTLKDATKAVETYHNRQLDGHPMKCLLVNPRPKNNPTAPAVRPLSESRRSGSTSYVQPSLGAVHRALFDDCHN; from the exons atggcCGATATAGCTCTCGAcgatattataaaaaagaaaaaattaccgCGAGCAACAGCTTCAAAACCCAATCGTGGCGG ATTAAGAAATGGTCCAGCCAGAGGACAACGTCAGAATGTCCCTGCTAATCGCATCAAGAGACCCGAGGTGATAACAGATGCGCgcatgaaaataattcaaaaaaatcgtgCTAAGTTGACAGACGCACGTGATAAATTAGCAGAAATAGCAAAGCAGAGTGACGCGCGtttgaaattagaaaaattacgcGCTAATTTTAAGAAGACACCTGTCAGTTCATCATTTCGCGGTAATATTTCGCGCAAAGCCGGTCGCAATGGAAAATTACTGCTGACGACAAATAAAATTCCACCTTTGCTTGGATCTTTGAGTGGGTATGGATTACCAGGACCTGGACACGGTCTTGGACATGGACCTGGACCTGGGTCGGGGATGATAGCGCATGGAGTCAGACATGGAATGGGTCCGGGTGTAGGGAGTCTTGGTCCTGGTCTTGGTGGGCCAACAGTAACGCGGACTGTAAACTATCGTCCACCAGTTGATCATTATCAGGTTGAAGACCCAGTCATCGACTATCAGAATGATTATGCTATGGAAATACCTCTTAGACGTACGGTCAATAACGAGTATGCGTCGACGCCGCCTCCACCACCGCCAGTTTTCAATATCAAGAATTCTTCAGCGCCGACTTACCTCAACAACTGGACTAGCAAGCAGCCAAATatcagtagtagtagtagtagtgcCAGTAGATTAAATAACATCCAGCCTTCGAGAACCAGCGGGAGATCGCTGCGCAAAACCAGCGAAATAGAACGGCCACGTCAGTTGAAAGTCGTCACTCGGACGCCTCTGGTCTCTTCACAAAAAATAGAGCCGGCTTATCACGATGAGGACTGGAGCTTCGAGACCGGAAGCAAGTCCAGGACAATCATCAATGACGACGATGATCTGAATGATGATGACGACAAGTACTACTCCCGGTCTTCAAGACAGCCGGGTGTCAAATCGCGACTGGACTCTAATCTCAAGTCGAAACCAGTGATGAGAACCAAGACGACGTCCCAGACCACGGGATACCGGATCGTCGTGTCCAATCTGCAGGCTGAGGTCACGCAGGAGGATATCAAGGAGCTCTTTGAGGACGTAGGAGAGCTTCTGGTCTCACGACTGGTGCGCCCCGGCACTGCCGAAGTCATCTACAAGACGCTCAAGGATGCTACCAAGGCGGTGGAGACTTACCACAACCGGCAGCTTGATGGTCATCCTATGAAGTGTCTTCTCGTCAATCCCAGGCCGAAGAACAACCCTACTGCTCCTGCTGTACGACCTCTTTCTGA aTCAAGAAGATCGGGAAGTACTAGTTACGTCCAGCCGAGTCTAGGTGCAGTACATCGTGCTCTATTTGACGACTGCCATAATTGA
- the LOC103572083 gene encoding pescadillo homolog encodes MVAIGKKKYKVGEGAQFLTRKAALKKLQLSLKDFRKLCILKGIYPREPRNRKRAQKGKSGIKTLYHIKDIQFLMHEPIIWKLRDYKVFSRKVGRAKAMRDFAAMKRYLNNHPTLKLDHIVKERYPTFMDALRDLDDCLTLCFLFSTFPSMAHIPRDQSVLCRKLTTEFMHAVIAAKALRKVFVSIKGYYYQAEIQGQTVNWIVPHNFSFEPQSRAEVDFKVMSTFVEFYIVMLGFVNYRLYHSLNLFYPPKLTAAGGESEKALVDEEVYVDERVRALSVPLVSLDPTSQAAEENEVDEFPVTDNADAEQARKEAEKKRKLKTLFKDLKFFINREVPRQELVFCILSFGGKVSWDKMSFVGATFDENDETITHQIVDRPSMGKSFLSRYYVQPQWVFDSINAMELLPVEDYLMGAILPPHLSPFDNQLDQTYIPPEERAMRDPSYKLTKWQDDDEEEDDDAGDDDKEEGNPEEDQEEMEEEVEEEEEDEGEEVDKEKLRLKKKKNMKVKAGEIVKEVPWAKAKQEKQEFHLREKMIPKKHRNLYKSMVAGREKRAKEIWLLKKKRRLHDEEAKKAAKETRKAQRAAAADFF; translated from the exons atggTGGCGATAGGcaaaaaaaag tacaAAGTTGGAGAAGGAGCGCAGTTTTTAACCCGGAAAGCAGCATTGAAAAAACTCCAGCTATCATTGAAAGACTTCAGAAAGTTATGTATCCTCAAAGGAATTTACCCACGTGAGCCCCGGAACCGTAAGCGTGCACAGAAAGGTAAATCAGGAATAAAAACTCTTTATCATATCAAAGACATCCAATTTTTGATGCACGAACCGATTATCTGGAAGCTGCGAGATTACAAAGTCTTCAGCCGCAAAGTTGGTCGTGCAAAAGCGATGCGCGATTTCGCGGCCATGAAACGCTACTTGAATAACCATCCGACTCTGAAGCTGGATCACATCGTCAAAGAAAGATACCCGACATTTATGGACGCGCTCCGTGATTTAGATGACTGTCTTACTCTTTGTTTCTTGTTTTCGACCTTCCCGTCAATGGCCCACATTCCCCGAGACCAGTCTGTCCTGTGCCGAAAGCTCACCACCGAGTTCATGCACGCGGTGATCGCCGCCAAGGCTCTGAGGAAGGTTTTCGTTTCAATAAAaggttattattatcaagCAGAGATCCAGGGTCAGACGGTGAACTGGATCGTACCACACAACTTTTCGTTCGAGCCCCAGTCACGCGCGGAAGTTGACTTCAAAGTGATGTCCACGTTCGTCGAGTTCTACATCGTCATGCTGGGTTTTGTCAACTACCGACTTTACCACTCCCTTAATTTGTTTTACCCGCCAAAGCTGACTGCTGCTGGTGGAGAAAGCGAGAAGGCTCTGGTTGACGAGGAAGTTTACGTTGACGAGCGTGTTCGTGCACTGAGTGTTCCACTGGTGAGTCTAGATCCAACTTCTCAAGCAGCTGAAGAGAATGAGGTCGACGAGTTCCCGGTAACTGATAACGCAGATGCTGAGCAGGCTCGCAAAGAGGCCGAGAAGAAGAGGAAGCTGAAGACTTTGTTCAaagatcttaaattttttatcaaccgcGAGGTTCCGAGGCAGGAATTAGTCTTCTGTATTTTGTCTTTCGGCGGAAAGGTTTCTTGGGACAAGATGTCATTCGTTGGAGCGACTTTTGATGAAAATGATGAAACTATCACTCATCAGATCGTTGACAGACCGTCGATGGGAAAAAGTTTTCTGTCCAGGTACTACGTCCAGCCACAGTGGGTCTTTGACTCTATAAATGCTATGGAATTACTTCCAGTTGAAGATTATCTGATGGGTGCCATTTTACCACCGCATCTGTCGCCGTTTGATAACCAGCTGGATCAGACTTACATTCCCCCAGAGGAACGGGCAATGCGAGATCcttcatataaattaactaaatggcaagatgatgatgaagaagaagatgatgatgctggtgatgatgataaagAAGAGGGTAATCCTGAGGAAGATCAGGAAGAAATGGAGGAAGAAGTTGAAGAAGAGGAGGAGGACGAAGGTGAAGAAGTTGATAAAGAAAAGTTAAGACTCAAAAAGAAGAAGAACATGAAAGTAAAAGCTGGAGAAATAGTTAAAGAGGTGCCCTGGGCTAAAGCCAAACAAGAGAAACAGGAGTTCCATCttagagaaaaaatgataCCGAAGAAACACAGGAATCTTTACAAGAGTATGGTCGCAGGTCGCGAAAAACGTGCGAAGGAAATCTGGTTGCTGAAAAAGAAGCGAAGGCTACACGACGAAGAAGCAAAAAAAGCTGCAAAGGAAACGCGCAAAGCCCAAAGAGCTGCAGCCGCCGATTTTTtctag
- the LOC103572087 gene encoding uncharacterized protein LOC103572087 isoform X2 → MADIALDDIIKKKKLPRATASKPNRGGLRNGPARGQRQNVPANRIKRPEVITDARMKIIQKNRAKLTDARDKLAEIAKQSDARLKLEKLRANFKKTPVSSSFRGNISRKAGRNGKLLLTTNKIPPLLGSLSGYGLPGPGHGLGHGPGPGSGMIAHGVRHGMGPGVGSLGPGLGGPTVTRTVNYRPPVDHYQVEDPVIDYQNDYAMEIPLRRTVNNEYASTPPPPPPVFNIKNSSAPTYLNNWTSKQPNISSSSSSASRLNNIQPSRTSGRSLRKTSEIERPRQLKVVTRTPLVSSQKIEPAYHDEDWSFETGSKSRTIINDDDDLNDDDDKYYSRSSRQPGVKSRLDSNLKSKPVMRTKTTSQTTGYRIVVSNLQAEVTQEDIKELFEDVGELLVSRLVRPGTAEVIYKTLKDATKAVETYHNRQLDGHPMKCLLVNPRPKNNPTAPAIKKIGKY, encoded by the exons atggcCGATATAGCTCTCGAcgatattataaaaaagaaaaaattaccgCGAGCAACAGCTTCAAAACCCAATCGTGGCGG ATTAAGAAATGGTCCAGCCAGAGGACAACGTCAGAATGTCCCTGCTAATCGCATCAAGAGACCCGAGGTGATAACAGATGCGCgcatgaaaataattcaaaaaaatcgtgCTAAGTTGACAGACGCACGTGATAAATTAGCAGAAATAGCAAAGCAGAGTGACGCGCGtttgaaattagaaaaattacgcGCTAATTTTAAGAAGACACCTGTCAGTTCATCATTTCGCGGTAATATTTCGCGCAAAGCCGGTCGCAATGGAAAATTACTGCTGACGACAAATAAAATTCCACCTTTGCTTGGATCTTTGAGTGGGTATGGATTACCAGGACCTGGACACGGTCTTGGACATGGACCTGGACCTGGGTCGGGGATGATAGCGCATGGAGTCAGACATGGAATGGGTCCGGGTGTAGGGAGTCTTGGTCCTGGTCTTGGTGGGCCAACAGTAACGCGGACTGTAAACTATCGTCCACCAGTTGATCATTATCAGGTTGAAGACCCAGTCATCGACTATCAGAATGATTATGCTATGGAAATACCTCTTAGACGTACGGTCAATAACGAGTATGCGTCGACGCCGCCTCCACCACCGCCAGTTTTCAATATCAAGAATTCTTCAGCGCCGACTTACCTCAACAACTGGACTAGCAAGCAGCCAAATatcagtagtagtagtagtagtgcCAGTAGATTAAATAACATCCAGCCTTCGAGAACCAGCGGGAGATCGCTGCGCAAAACCAGCGAAATAGAACGGCCACGTCAGTTGAAAGTCGTCACTCGGACGCCTCTGGTCTCTTCACAAAAAATAGAGCCGGCTTATCACGATGAGGACTGGAGCTTCGAGACCGGAAGCAAGTCCAGGACAATCATCAATGACGACGATGATCTGAATGATGATGACGACAAGTACTACTCCCGGTCTTCAAGACAGCCGGGTGTCAAATCGCGACTGGACTCTAATCTCAAGTCGAAACCAGTGATGAGAACCAAGACGACGTCCCAGACCACGGGATACCGGATCGTCGTGTCCAATCTGCAGGCTGAGGTCACGCAGGAGGATATCAAGGAGCTCTTTGAGGACGTAGGAGAGCTTCTGGTCTCACGACTGGTGCGCCCCGGCACTGCCGAAGTCATCTACAAGACGCTCAAGGATGCTACCAAGGCGGTGGAGACTTACCACAACCGGCAGCTTGATGGTCATCCTATGAAGTGTCTTCTCGTCAATCCCAGGCCGAAGAACAACCCTACTGCTCCTGCT aTCAAGAAGATCGGGAAGTACTAG